In Penicillium psychrofluorescens genome assembly, chromosome: 5, a single window of DNA contains:
- a CDS encoding uncharacterized protein (ID:PFLUO_008374-T1.cds;~source:funannotate) produces MTPPSASPAPSAVSSAAASQHSHDPGDGEPPVTHALAGMNLSAAVNGDGSDVLPTPAASPAGKPPKANMATRLSRMFATTGKQTPPQNPDSRELSDSSFDSLVKPLNGKEKDKPSSKPSSQPNSRPSSRTPSRQPSLKGVEPADKDKKKTAGKEQKDGAAPVHRRFEVLPEGTGTHSHHLRSARRQEKLTDLLRDMLGGKQKKDNHPDEQQLSLMSTWIDQFKNERDKLAADKRGGPNATASLVDKYGKCQEIVGRGAFGIVRISHKVDPQDSKCEQLYAVKEFRRRPQETAKKYQKRLTSEFCISSSLRHPNVIHTLDLLQDAKGDYCEVMEYCAGGDLYTLVLAAGKLEVAEADCFFKQLMRGVEYMHEMGVAHRDLKPENLLLTTHGALKITDFGNGECFRMAWEKEAHMTAGLCGSAPYIAPEEYTEKEFDPRAVDLWATGVIYMAMRTGRHLWRVAHKDEDEFYQRYLEGRKHEDGYAPIETLHRVGSATLLGSRQKLIQTQARCRNVIYSILDPNPSRRINASQVLKSEWVRQIKLCKEGEEGF; encoded by the coding sequence ATGACTCCGCCGTCTGCCTCACCTGCCCCCTCCGCAgtctcctccgccgcagcaTCTCAACACTCGCATGACCCTGGGGATGGCGAACCCCCGGTAACACACGCCCTGGCGGGCATGAATCTGTCCGCTGCGGTGAACGGGGATGGAAGCGACGTGCTCCCCACCCCCGCGGCCTCGCCCGCCGGAAAACCTCCAAAAGCCAACATGGCCACCCGCCTCTCCCGCATGTTTGCTACGACTGGAAAGCAGACTCCGCCGCAGAACCCAGACTCTCGCGAACTGTCCGACAGCAGTTTCGACAGCCTCGTCAAACCACTCAAcggaaaagagaaagacaaacCCTCCTCAAAACCCTCCTCACAACCAAACTCCAGACCGTCATCTCGAACACCATCCCGGCAACCGTCTTTAAAGGGGGTTGAGCCGGcagacaaggacaagaagaagaccgcCGGTAAAGAGCAGAAGGATGGCGCCGCCCCGGTTCACAGGCGCTTTGAAGTATTGCCCGAAGGCACCGGCACCCACTCGCATCACCTCCGAAGTGCCCGACGACAGGAAAAACTGACCGATCTTCTGCGGGACATGCTGGGCGGTAAACAGAAAAAGGACAATCATCCGGACGAGCAGCAACTATCGCTCATGTCTACCTGGATCGACCAGTTCAAGAACGAACGTGATAAGCTGGCCGCCGACAAGCGAGGCGGGCCAAACGCCACTGCGTCCCTAGTGGACAAGTACGGCAAGTGTCAGGAGATTGTCGGCCGCGGCGCGTTTGGGATCGTCCGTATCTCGCACAAGGTTGACCCCCAGGACTCCAAATGTGAACAGTTGTATGCCGTCAAGGAGTTCCGCCGTCGTCCGCAGGAGACTGCCAAAAAGTACCAGAAGCGGTTGACTTCGGAGTTCTGTATATCTTCGTCCCTTCGCCACCCGAACGTCATTCATACTTTGGATCTCCTACAGGACGCCAAGGGAGACTACTGTGAGGTGATGGAATACTGTGCCGGTGGCGATCTCTACACTCTAGTCCTCGCGGCTGGCAAGCTCGAAGTTGCCGAAGCCGACTGCTTCTTCAAGCAGTTGATGCGGGGAGTCGAGTACATGCACGAGATGGGCGTTGCCCACCGTGACCTCAAACCTGAGAATCTCCTGCTAACCACCCACGGGGCACTTAAGATCACCGATTTTGGAAATGGTGAATGCTTCCGGATGGCATGGGAAAAGGAAGCCCATATGACCGCCGGGCTGTGCGGTTCTGCGCCGTACATCGCCCCCGAGGAATATACCGAGAAGGAATTCGATCCCCGCGCGGTCGATCTGTGGGCGACGGGCGTGATCTATATGGCTATGCGAACGGGCCGGCATCTCTGGCGTGTGGCCCacaaggacgaggatgagTTTTACCAGCGCTACTTGGAGGGCCGCAAGCATGAAGATGGCTATGCTCCCATCGAGACACTGCATCGGGTAGGCTCTGCTACTTTGTTGGGCTCCAGACAGAAACTAATCCAGACTCAGGCTCGTTGCCGTAATGTCATCTACTCGATCCTCGACCCGAATCCTTCCCGCCGCATCAACGCCTCGCAGGTCCTGAAGTCTGAGTGGGTGCGCCAGATCAAGCTGTGcaaggaaggcgaggaaggatTCTGA